A stretch of Nonomuraea africana DNA encodes these proteins:
- a CDS encoding L-rhamnose mutarotase — MQRVCFLLKVKPDRLEEYRERHRNVWPEMLEALSGTGWRNYSLFLRDDGLLVGYLETDDFEAARSAMAETDVDARWQAEMAPFFEGADRGFLLLDEVFHLD, encoded by the coding sequence GTGCAGCGCGTGTGTTTCCTTCTCAAGGTCAAGCCGGATCGCCTGGAGGAGTACCGCGAACGTCACAGGAACGTGTGGCCGGAGATGCTCGAGGCGCTCAGCGGGACGGGCTGGCGGAACTACTCCCTCTTCCTGCGCGACGACGGCCTGCTGGTCGGCTACCTGGAGACCGACGACTTCGAGGCGGCCCGCTCGGCCATGGCCGAGACCGACGTCGACGCGCGCTGGCAGGCCGAGATGGCGCCCTTCTTCGAAGGCGCCGACCGAGGGTTCCTGCTGCTGGACGAAGTCTTCCACCTGGACTGA
- a CDS encoding LacI family DNA-binding transcriptional regulator, with product MSETVSIKEVAARAGVSPGTVSNVLNRPEKVAGATRSRVEQVIRELGFVRHGSASTLRAGHSRTIGLSVIDIGNPFFTDVAAGVEDLASDRGYAVILGNSAGSRSKEERNLLVFAEQRVRGVLITPSDDDPHRLERLRGRGINVVLVDHPADRADQCAVSVNDVTGGTMAAAHLLEGGAERLAYVAGPATMRQCRERRTGAERALAAAGRDPAQLRVLEMTAMTAKAGQQAAELLLADLPDAVFCANDLLALGLLRGLLQAGVRVPEQVSLIGYDDIDFASASTVSLSSVRQPTYQLGRVATELLLDECDNPDTHAHQQIMFQPELVVRESSR from the coding sequence TTGTCTGAAACGGTCAGCATCAAGGAGGTCGCCGCAAGGGCGGGCGTCTCACCCGGCACGGTGTCGAACGTGCTCAACAGGCCGGAGAAGGTCGCGGGCGCCACGCGCAGCAGGGTCGAGCAGGTCATCCGCGAGCTGGGCTTCGTCCGCCACGGATCGGCCTCCACGCTGCGCGCCGGCCACAGCCGCACGATCGGCCTGTCGGTGATCGACATCGGCAACCCGTTCTTCACAGACGTCGCCGCCGGCGTGGAGGACCTGGCCAGCGACCGAGGCTACGCGGTGATCCTCGGCAACTCGGCGGGCAGCAGGTCGAAGGAGGAGCGCAACCTGCTGGTCTTCGCCGAGCAGCGGGTGCGCGGCGTGCTCATCACCCCCTCGGACGACGACCCGCACCGGCTGGAGCGGCTGCGAGGGCGCGGCATCAACGTCGTGCTCGTCGACCACCCCGCCGATCGGGCCGACCAGTGCGCGGTCTCGGTCAACGACGTGACCGGCGGCACCATGGCCGCCGCCCACCTGCTCGAGGGCGGCGCCGAGCGCCTCGCCTACGTCGCGGGGCCCGCCACCATGCGCCAGTGCAGGGAGCGCAGGACGGGCGCGGAGCGGGCACTCGCGGCGGCGGGACGCGATCCGGCGCAGCTGCGGGTGCTGGAGATGACCGCGATGACCGCCAAGGCCGGCCAGCAGGCCGCCGAGCTGCTGCTCGCCGACCTGCCCGACGCGGTGTTCTGCGCCAACGACCTGCTGGCCCTCGGCCTGCTGCGGGGCCTGCTGCAGGCGGGCGTACGGGTGCCCGAGCAGGTGTCGCTGATCGGCTACGACGACATCGACTTCGCCTCGGCCTCCACCGTTTCGCTCAGCTCGGTCCGCCAGCCGACCTACCAGCTCGGCAGGGTCGCCACCGAACTGCTGCTCGACGAGTGCGACAACCCCGACACCCACGCCCACCAGCAGATCATGTTCCAGCCCGAACTCGTGGTCAGGGAATCCAGTCGCTGA
- a CDS encoding helix-turn-helix domain-containing protein, whose product MSVPAAELVIVGHFDQPAGYATRRTRGSPSWLLMWTQAGAGLVEQAGIRTTAGPGDLVVLGSAAAQFYRTAPGQDRWRFWWVHFQPRPAWLPWLAPYALAPGCHVIHGVGHDRIEQALLRAGADARWTGHGPPAVPSRPAQPVVAAAAEARELVLGAVEEVLVLATAAARRPGTGDPRVRQVEALIAAEPSARHTVASLARAVALSPSRLAHLFSEQTGRTPMQAVREARVRHAARLLEVTDLDVGQVANASGFVSPFHFSRVFSGAFGLPPREYRRRLRLSSGL is encoded by the coding sequence ATGTCCGTTCCTGCTGCCGAACTCGTGATCGTCGGCCACTTCGACCAGCCGGCCGGCTACGCGACGCGTCGCACCAGGGGCTCGCCCAGCTGGCTGCTCATGTGGACGCAGGCCGGTGCGGGGCTGGTCGAGCAGGCGGGGATCCGCACCACGGCGGGCCCCGGCGACCTGGTCGTCCTCGGGTCGGCGGCGGCCCAGTTCTACCGGACCGCGCCGGGGCAGGACCGGTGGCGGTTCTGGTGGGTGCACTTCCAGCCCAGGCCCGCCTGGCTGCCCTGGCTCGCGCCGTACGCCCTCGCCCCTGGCTGCCACGTGATCCACGGCGTCGGCCACGACCGGATCGAGCAGGCGCTCCTGCGCGCGGGCGCCGACGCCAGATGGACGGGGCACGGCCCGCCCGCCGTTCCCTCCCGACCGGCCCAGCCGGTCGTCGCCGCTGCCGCCGAGGCCCGCGAGCTCGTCCTGGGCGCGGTCGAGGAGGTGCTGGTGCTGGCCACGGCGGCGGCGCGCCGTCCGGGAACGGGTGATCCGCGCGTCAGGCAGGTCGAGGCCCTGATCGCGGCCGAACCCTCGGCCCGGCACACCGTCGCCTCGCTGGCCCGCGCGGTCGCGCTGTCGCCGTCGCGGCTGGCGCACCTGTTCTCCGAGCAGACCGGTCGCACGCCCATGCAGGCGGTCAGAGAGGCGAGAGTACGGCACGCGGCCCGGCTGCTCGAGGTCACCGACCTCGACGTGGGCCAGGTCGCGAACGCGTCGGGCTTCGTCAGCCCCTTCCACTTCAGCCGCGTCTTCAGCGGGGCGTTCGGGCTGCCGCCGCGGGAGTACCGCCGCCGCCTGCGTCTGAGCTCTGGACTCTGA
- a CDS encoding bifunctional aldolase/short-chain dehydrogenase, with product MTVTELLDRAHALGSDPRNTNFAGGNASAKGVERDPVTGGDVELMWVKGSGGDLGTLTAEGLAVLRLDRLRAMADTYPGVEREDEMVAAFDFCLHGKGGAAPSIDTAMHGLVDAVHVDHLHPDSGIAIATAQDGPELTARIFGDRVLWVSWRRPGFQLGLDIAALKEANPQAIGCVLGGHGITAWGETSQECQANSLEIIRTAARYIEEHGRPEPFGPVIHEPLDEVARRERAAALFPLVRGLCSTDVRQVGHYTDSPEVLDFLSRAEHPRLAALGTSCPDHFLRTKVAPLVVDLPPEASLEEVTERLRVLHAAYREEYAAYYARHAVESSPAMRGADPAIVLVPGVGMFSFGKDKQTARVAGEFYVNAINVMRGAEAVSVYAPIPESEKFRIEYWELEEAKLRRLPRPKPLAGRVALVTGGGSGIGAATARRLAAEGACVVVADRDLGSAEKVAAELGARAHRPSDVAVAAAVDVTSEEQVVAAVRQAVLAFGGLDLVVNNAGLSLSRALLETTVDDWNLQHDVMARGSFLVSREAARVLLAQDLGGDIVYISSKNAVFAGPNNVAYGAAKADQAHQVRLLAAELGAHGIRVNGVNPDGVVRGSGIFASGWGANRAAVYGVEEEKLGEFYAQRTLLKREVLPEHIAAAVFALTGGDLSLTTGLHIPVDAGVAAAFLR from the coding sequence ATGACGGTTACCGAGCTGCTCGACCGGGCGCACGCCCTCGGCTCGGACCCGCGCAACACCAACTTCGCGGGCGGCAACGCCTCCGCCAAGGGGGTGGAGCGCGACCCCGTGACCGGCGGCGACGTCGAGCTCATGTGGGTGAAGGGCTCGGGCGGCGACCTGGGCACGCTCACCGCCGAAGGGCTCGCGGTCCTGCGCCTCGACCGGCTGCGCGCCATGGCCGACACCTATCCGGGCGTCGAGCGCGAGGACGAGATGGTCGCCGCGTTCGACTTCTGCCTGCACGGCAAGGGCGGCGCCGCGCCGTCCATCGACACCGCCATGCACGGCCTCGTCGACGCCGTCCACGTCGACCACCTGCACCCCGACTCCGGCATCGCCATCGCCACCGCCCAGGACGGCCCCGAACTGACCGCGCGGATCTTCGGCGACCGGGTGCTGTGGGTGTCGTGGCGGCGGCCCGGCTTCCAGCTCGGGCTCGACATCGCCGCGCTCAAGGAGGCCAACCCCCAGGCGATCGGCTGCGTACTCGGCGGCCACGGGATCACCGCGTGGGGCGAGACCAGCCAGGAGTGTCAGGCCAACTCCCTGGAGATCATCCGTACGGCCGCGCGGTACATCGAGGAGCACGGCAGGCCCGAGCCGTTCGGCCCGGTCATCCACGAGCCGCTCGACGAGGTGGCCCGCAGGGAGCGCGCGGCGGCGCTTTTCCCACTGGTCAGGGGGCTGTGCTCGACCGACGTCCGCCAGGTCGGCCACTACACCGACAGCCCCGAGGTCCTCGACTTCCTCTCGCGTGCCGAACACCCCCGCCTGGCCGCGCTCGGCACCTCCTGCCCCGACCACTTCCTGCGGACCAAGGTCGCCCCCCTCGTCGTGGACCTGCCGCCCGAGGCGTCGCTGGAGGAGGTCACGGAGCGGCTGCGCGTCCTGCACGCCGCCTACCGTGAGGAGTACGCCGCCTACTACGCGCGGCACGCCGTGGAGAGCTCCCCGGCGATGCGCGGCGCCGACCCCGCGATCGTGCTGGTGCCGGGCGTGGGCATGTTCTCCTTCGGCAAGGACAAGCAGACCGCCCGCGTAGCCGGCGAGTTCTACGTCAACGCCATCAACGTGATGCGCGGCGCCGAGGCCGTCTCCGTCTACGCCCCGATCCCCGAGTCGGAGAAGTTCCGCATCGAGTACTGGGAGCTGGAGGAGGCCAAACTGCGCCGCCTGCCCAGGCCCAAGCCGCTGGCCGGGCGCGTGGCCCTGGTCACCGGGGGCGGCTCGGGCATCGGCGCGGCCACCGCCCGGCGCCTGGCCGCCGAGGGCGCCTGCGTCGTAGTCGCCGACCGTGACCTCGGGTCCGCGGAGAAGGTCGCCGCCGAACTCGGCGCCCGTGCCCACCGCCCCTCCGACGTGGCCGTCGCCGCGGCCGTCGACGTCACCTCGGAGGAGCAGGTCGTCGCGGCCGTACGGCAGGCCGTCCTGGCCTTCGGCGGCCTCGACCTGGTCGTCAACAACGCGGGCCTCTCCCTGTCGCGCGCGCTGCTGGAGACCACGGTCGACGACTGGAACCTCCAGCACGACGTCATGGCTCGCGGCTCCTTCCTCGTCTCCCGCGAGGCGGCCAGGGTCCTGCTGGCCCAGGACCTGGGCGGCGACATCGTCTACATCTCCTCCAAGAACGCCGTCTTCGCCGGGCCGAACAACGTCGCCTACGGCGCCGCCAAGGCCGACCAGGCCCACCAGGTGCGGCTGCTGGCGGCCGAGCTCGGCGCGCACGGTATCCGCGTCAACGGGGTCAACCCGGACGGCGTGGTGCGCGGATCGGGCATCTTCGCCTCGGGCTGGGGCGCCAACAGGGCGGCGGTGTACGGGGTGGAGGAGGAGAAGCTCGGCGAGTTCTACGCCCAGCGGACCCTGCTCAAGCGAGAGGTGCTGCCCGAGCACATCGCGGCGGCGGTGTTCGCCCTGACCGGCGGCGACCTGTCGCTCACGACAGGGCTCCACATCCCGGTCGACGCGGGAGTGGCCGCCGCCTTCCTCCGCTGA
- a CDS encoding DsbA family oxidoreductase, with the protein MSTLMVDIWSDIVCPWCYLGKRRFETALDGFARRDAVQVRWRSFELDPDGSTEADLTLPERHRKDVGGTIKEARRRIGWLSDLAAESGLTYRLDLARPVNSFDAHRLMRYADQEGAGERVRERLLRAYTGEGAVVSDHDTLVRLGAECGLDPAATRAMLGSDDFAAAVRQDEALGRRLGVSGVPTFVFGEKYAVSGAQSVEVFTDLIDRAWREIAPTEVLDGDGVCTVDGSC; encoded by the coding sequence ATGAGCACTCTCATGGTGGATATTTGGTCCGATATCGTCTGCCCCTGGTGTTACCTGGGCAAGCGCCGGTTCGAGACCGCGCTCGACGGGTTCGCGCGGCGCGACGCCGTACAGGTGCGGTGGCGCAGTTTCGAGCTCGACCCCGACGGGAGCACGGAGGCCGACCTCACGCTTCCCGAGCGCCACCGGAAGGACGTCGGGGGCACGATCAAGGAGGCCCGTCGGCGCATCGGCTGGCTGAGCGACCTGGCGGCGGAGTCAGGCCTGACCTACCGCCTCGACCTGGCCAGGCCGGTGAACAGCTTCGACGCCCATCGGCTGATGCGCTACGCCGACCAGGAGGGCGCGGGGGAGCGGGTGCGCGAGCGGCTGCTGCGGGCGTACACGGGAGAGGGCGCGGTGGTGTCCGATCACGACACTTTGGTACGGCTCGGCGCCGAGTGCGGCCTGGACCCCGCCGCGACGCGGGCGATGCTGGGGAGCGACGACTTCGCCGCGGCAGTTCGGCAGGACGAGGCGCTGGGGCGGCGGCTGGGCGTCTCGGGCGTGCCGACGTTCGTGTTCGGCGAAAAGTACGCGGTGTCGGGGGCCCAGTCGGTGGAGGTCTTCACCGACCTGATCGACCGCGCGTGGCGGGAAATCGCCCCCACCGAGGTGCTCGACGGCGACGGCGTCTGCACGGTCGACGGCTCCTGCTGA
- a CDS encoding class I SAM-dependent methyltransferase has product MLTNDAALEWIARWDRQQEGYLPDREERFTALIDAVEAAGRPDPLVLDLGCGPGSLSARLLEKVPKATVIAIDADPLLLGLGRAAYPHLTFFSRDLRTPGWSEGLGLDRPVDAAVSTTALHWITGPELTAMYAEVASLLRPGGLLLNGDHFESDDATPSIAALERAVHDKETARAFADGRPEGWREWWDAIAADPDLAELNTARSTAGAGHHGSESHLLSTHVDALVAAGFAEVGTLWQRGNNRLLCAVAKS; this is encoded by the coding sequence GTGCTCACCAACGATGCCGCACTCGAATGGATCGCGCGCTGGGACCGCCAGCAGGAGGGCTACCTGCCGGACCGCGAGGAGCGCTTCACCGCGCTGATCGACGCCGTCGAGGCCGCGGGACGTCCGGATCCGCTGGTGCTCGACCTGGGCTGCGGGCCCGGTTCGCTGTCCGCGAGGCTGCTGGAGAAGGTGCCGAAGGCCACCGTGATCGCGATCGACGCCGACCCGCTCCTGCTCGGTCTTGGCCGCGCCGCCTACCCGCACCTGACCTTCTTCTCGCGTGACCTCCGCACGCCGGGCTGGAGCGAGGGGCTGGGACTGGACCGTCCGGTGGACGCCGCCGTGAGCACGACCGCACTGCACTGGATCACGGGCCCTGAGCTGACCGCCATGTACGCCGAGGTCGCGTCGCTGCTGCGGCCCGGTGGCCTGCTGCTGAACGGCGACCACTTCGAGTCCGACGACGCCACGCCGTCCATCGCCGCGCTGGAGCGGGCCGTCCACGACAAGGAGACCGCGCGCGCCTTCGCCGACGGGCGTCCGGAGGGGTGGCGGGAGTGGTGGGACGCGATCGCCGCCGATCCCGACCTGGCCGAGCTCAACACGGCCCGCAGCACGGCGGGCGCGGGGCACCACGGCTCCGAGTCCCACCTGCTGTCCACGCACGTGGACGCGCTGGTGGCGGCCGGGTTCGCGGAGGTCGGGACCCTGTGGCAGCGCGGCAACAACCGCCTGCTGTGCGCGGTCGCGAAGTCCTGA
- a CDS encoding phytanoyl-CoA dioxygenase family protein — MRTTDFHDQGYVVVPGLFGAGEVAELREEFMRLKERGPVPGHFTPTPQEPGRPYDVLLEFPRVMHPHQVNDVALRYLLDPRIAAILRELLGEEPIAAQSMFYFKPPGARGQALHQDNFYLRVEPGTCVAAWVAIDRVDRANGGLEVVPGTHLMDLFCPEEADTEVSFTREYVPPPPGLERVPVDMEPGDVLFFNGSLVHGSEPNSTADRFRRSFICHYVGRSTERISSWYPTLTMAGEPVAIAAATGGGPCGTEATGPH, encoded by the coding sequence ATGAGAACCACCGACTTCCACGATCAGGGATACGTCGTCGTGCCCGGCCTGTTCGGCGCAGGTGAGGTGGCCGAGCTGCGCGAGGAGTTCATGCGGCTGAAGGAGCGCGGCCCCGTCCCCGGGCACTTCACCCCGACGCCGCAGGAGCCCGGCCGGCCGTACGACGTGCTGCTCGAGTTCCCCCGGGTGATGCACCCGCACCAGGTGAACGACGTCGCGCTGCGCTACCTGCTCGATCCCAGGATCGCCGCCATCCTGCGCGAGCTGCTCGGTGAGGAGCCGATAGCAGCGCAGAGCATGTTCTACTTCAAGCCGCCCGGCGCGCGCGGCCAGGCGCTGCACCAGGACAATTTCTACCTGCGGGTCGAGCCCGGCACCTGCGTCGCCGCATGGGTCGCGATCGACCGGGTCGACCGGGCGAACGGCGGGCTCGAGGTGGTCCCCGGCACGCACCTGATGGACCTGTTCTGCCCCGAGGAGGCCGACACGGAGGTCTCGTTCACCCGTGAGTACGTCCCGCCGCCGCCTGGTCTGGAGCGCGTTCCCGTCGACATGGAGCCGGGTGACGTGCTGTTCTTCAACGGCAGCCTGGTGCACGGCTCGGAGCCCAACTCGACGGCCGACCGGTTCAGGCGCAGCTTCATCTGCCACTACGTCGGACGGTCCACCGAGCGGATCTCCTCCTGGTATCCGACGCTCACCATGGCGGGCGAGCCGGTGGCCATCGCCGCCGCGACCGGCGGCGGCCCCTGCGGAACCGAGGCAACGGGCCCGCACTGA
- a CDS encoding CGNR zinc finger domain-containing protein — MEFNSHNDGVVLVAVGLVNALTPGERRGRPFPVPADLPAAATEALRNGYPNHHEIAEGDAGELAKVAARLRVVFEAVSSGDIDTAAGQINHLLDETRARPRLDRHDGEPWHLHFHGPGGTMAGDWAASCATGLAIVLGSEFHDRLGVCTAPHCDRVYVDVSRNGTRRFCSTACQNRVKTAAFRARTKTP; from the coding sequence GTGGAATTCAACAGTCACAACGACGGAGTGGTTCTGGTCGCCGTCGGCCTGGTCAACGCGCTCACGCCCGGCGAGCGGCGCGGCCGCCCCTTCCCCGTGCCCGCCGACCTGCCCGCCGCCGCCACCGAGGCGCTGCGGAACGGTTACCCGAACCACCACGAGATCGCCGAGGGCGACGCGGGCGAGCTGGCCAAGGTCGCCGCGCGGCTGCGGGTGGTGTTCGAGGCGGTCTCCTCCGGCGACATCGACACCGCCGCGGGACAGATCAACCACCTGCTGGACGAGACCCGCGCCAGGCCGCGCCTCGACCGTCACGACGGGGAACCGTGGCACCTGCACTTCCACGGGCCCGGCGGCACGATGGCCGGAGACTGGGCGGCCAGTTGCGCGACGGGTCTGGCGATCGTGCTGGGCAGCGAGTTCCACGATCGGCTGGGGGTGTGCACGGCGCCGCACTGCGACCGCGTCTACGTGGACGTCTCCCGCAACGGCACCCGCCGCTTCTGCTCCACCGCCTGCCAGAACCGGGTCAAGACAGCAGCCTTCCGCGCCCGCACCAAAACTCCCTGA
- a CDS encoding nucleoside deaminase, whose amino-acid sequence MNEIDLRHLRRCVELAAEAIEAGDDPFGSVLVAADGTVLGEGRNHETSSGDPTRHPEIDLARWAATHLSAEERAAATLYTSGEHCPMCSAAHGWVGLGRIVYATSAAQLTAWRAELGAPAAPVRPIPIQEVVLGVQVEGPVPEFEEDVRALVRRSLSR is encoded by the coding sequence GTGAACGAGATCGATCTACGGCATCTGCGACGGTGTGTGGAGTTGGCGGCCGAGGCCATCGAGGCGGGCGACGACCCGTTCGGCTCGGTGCTGGTCGCCGCCGACGGCACCGTTCTCGGAGAGGGCCGCAACCACGAGACCTCCTCGGGTGACCCGACCAGGCACCCCGAGATCGACCTGGCCAGGTGGGCCGCCACCCACCTGTCCGCCGAGGAGCGGGCCGCCGCCACCCTCTACACCTCGGGCGAGCACTGCCCGATGTGCTCGGCCGCGCACGGCTGGGTGGGGCTGGGCCGCATCGTCTACGCCACCTCCGCCGCCCAGCTCACCGCCTGGCGGGCCGAGCTGGGCGCGCCCGCCGCGCCGGTCAGGCCGATCCCGATCCAGGAGGTCGTCCTCGGCGTCCAGGTCGAGGGCCCGGTCCCCGAATTCGAGGAAGACGTGCGCGCCCTGGTGCGCCGCTCCTTGTCCAGGTGA
- a CDS encoding pyridoxamine 5'-phosphate oxidase family protein produces MAEKEPTTELDARFSSDKATPVSWSDARGLLERAEIYWLSTVRPDGRPHVTPLIGIWLDGALHFCTGPAERKAKNLESNSHCVLTTGGNSLSEGTDVVVEGEAVQVRDEQVLRRLAAAYEEKYGPDWHFDVADGAFAGEGGRALVFAVAPERAFGFAREGEYGQTRWLF; encoded by the coding sequence ATGGCAGAGAAAGAGCCCACGACCGAGCTCGACGCCCGGTTCAGCAGCGACAAGGCGACCCCCGTCAGCTGGTCCGACGCACGGGGTCTCCTGGAGCGCGCGGAGATCTACTGGCTGTCCACCGTCCGGCCCGACGGGCGGCCGCACGTCACCCCGCTGATCGGGATCTGGCTGGACGGCGCGCTGCACTTCTGCACCGGACCGGCCGAGCGCAAGGCGAAGAACCTCGAGTCCAACTCCCACTGCGTCCTCACCACCGGCGGCAACTCGCTCAGCGAGGGCACCGACGTGGTGGTCGAGGGTGAGGCGGTCCAGGTGCGCGACGAGCAGGTCCTGCGCCGCCTGGCCGCCGCCTACGAGGAGAAGTACGGCCCCGACTGGCACTTCGACGTCGCCGACGGCGCTTTCGCAGGCGAGGGCGGCAGAGCGCTGGTCTTCGCGGTCGCGCCGGAGCGGGCCTTCGGGTTCGCCAGGGAAGGCGAGTACGGCCAGACCCGCTGGCTGTTCTGA
- the rhaI gene encoding L-rhamnose isomerase, with product MIKDLLRRQRVETPSWAYGNSGTRFKVFAQQGVPRDPYEKLADAAQVHAFTGMAPTVALHIPWDRVDDYAALARHARDLGVGIGAINSNVFQDDDYKLGSVTHPDPAVRRKALGHLLDCVDIMDATGSDTLKLWFSDGTNYPGQDDIRARQDRLAEALAAVYERLGDGQRFLLEYKLFEPAFYTTDVPDWGTAYAHCLKLGDRAQVVVDTGHHAPGTNIEFIVAFLLREGKLGGFDFNSRFYADDDLMVGAADPFQLFRIMFEVIGGGGYGPHVAFMLDQCHNIEPKIPGQIRSVMNVQEATAKALLVDREALAAAQRAGDVLGANAVLMDAYNTDVRPLLGELREEMGLDPDPMAAYARSGYFEKIAAERVGGAQAGWGA from the coding sequence ATGATCAAGGACTTGCTCCGCCGGCAGCGTGTCGAGACGCCCTCCTGGGCCTACGGCAACTCCGGCACCAGGTTCAAGGTGTTCGCTCAGCAGGGGGTGCCGCGCGACCCCTATGAGAAGCTGGCCGACGCCGCGCAGGTCCACGCCTTCACGGGGATGGCGCCCACCGTGGCGCTGCACATCCCGTGGGACCGGGTGGACGACTACGCGGCGCTGGCGCGGCACGCACGCGACCTGGGGGTGGGCATCGGGGCCATCAACTCCAACGTGTTCCAGGACGACGACTACAAGCTGGGCAGCGTCACCCACCCCGACCCCGCCGTCCGCCGCAAGGCGCTCGGCCACCTGCTCGACTGCGTCGACATCATGGACGCCACCGGCTCCGACACGCTCAAGCTGTGGTTCTCCGACGGCACCAACTACCCGGGCCAGGACGACATCAGAGCGCGCCAGGACCGGCTCGCCGAGGCGCTCGCGGCCGTCTACGAGCGACTCGGGGACGGCCAGCGTTTCCTGTTGGAGTACAAGCTGTTCGAGCCCGCCTTCTACACCACCGACGTGCCGGACTGGGGCACCGCCTACGCCCACTGCCTCAAGCTCGGCGACAGGGCCCAGGTGGTGGTCGACACCGGCCACCACGCGCCCGGCACCAACATCGAGTTCATCGTCGCGTTCCTGCTGCGCGAGGGGAAGCTCGGCGGCTTCGACTTCAACTCCCGCTTCTACGCCGACGACGACCTCATGGTGGGCGCGGCCGACCCCTTCCAGCTGTTCCGGATCATGTTCGAGGTCATCGGCGGCGGCGGGTACGGCCCGCACGTCGCGTTCATGCTCGACCAGTGCCACAACATCGAGCCGAAGATCCCCGGGCAGATCCGCTCGGTGATGAACGTCCAGGAGGCGACCGCCAAGGCGCTCCTGGTGGACCGCGAGGCGCTGGCCGCCGCGCAGCGGGCGGGTGACGTGCTCGGCGCCAACGCCGTGCTGATGGACGCCTACAACACCGACGTCCGGCCGCTGCTCGGTGAGCTGCGTGAGGAGATGGGGCTCGACCCCGACCCCATGGCCGCCTACGCCAGGTCCGGCTACTTCGAGAAGATCGCGGCCGAGCGTGTCGGCGGCGCCCAGGCGGGCTGGGGCGCCTGA
- a CDS encoding rhamnulokinase — MRFTAVDLGASSGRVMRAEISSGRVDLVEVHRFANRPVSVAGTLHWDVLGLYAEVLDGLRRAGPVESVGIDSWAVDYGLLDGDGRLIGNPVHYRDARTARYTERLDADRYEVNGLQFLPFNTLYQLLEDRLDQAETLLMIPDLLAYWLTGLRGAELTNASTTGLFDVRERTWARPLITRLGLPARIFPEISEPGSVVGPVTAELGFDTVVTRVASHDTASAVAAVPASTPNFAYISCGTWSLVGVELDSPVLGDDSRAANFTNEAGIDGTIRYLRNVMGLWILQECLRAWGECDLEGLLQAAARAEPGQMTIDPDDPSFLPPGDMPARIAAYCSRTGQPAPADRAQAVRCILESLALAYQRAVSDAARLSGREIDVVHLVGGGARNALLCQLTADATGLPVVAGPVEAAALGNVLVQARARGLAGDLREFVRRSQPLRTYHPGGGLV; from the coding sequence ATGCGATTCACAGCTGTCGATCTGGGCGCCTCCAGCGGACGGGTGATGCGGGCCGAGATCTCCTCGGGCCGGGTGGACCTCGTCGAGGTGCACCGCTTCGCCAACCGTCCCGTCAGCGTGGCGGGCACCCTGCACTGGGACGTGCTCGGTCTCTACGCGGAGGTGCTGGACGGCCTGCGCAGGGCCGGACCCGTCGAGTCGGTCGGCATCGACTCGTGGGCGGTCGACTACGGGCTGCTGGACGGCGACGGCCGGCTGATCGGCAACCCCGTGCACTACAGGGACGCTCGCACCGCCCGCTACACCGAACGCCTCGACGCCGACCGCTACGAGGTGAACGGCCTGCAGTTCCTCCCGTTCAACACGCTCTACCAGCTGCTCGAGGACCGCCTCGACCAGGCGGAGACGCTACTCATGATCCCCGACCTGCTCGCCTACTGGCTGACCGGGCTCAGGGGCGCGGAGCTGACGAACGCCTCCACGACCGGCCTGTTCGACGTCAGGGAGCGGACCTGGGCGCGGCCGCTCATCACGCGGCTCGGGCTGCCGGCGCGCATCTTCCCCGAGATCTCCGAACCGGGGAGCGTGGTCGGTCCGGTGACCGCGGAGCTGGGCTTCGACACGGTCGTCACCCGGGTCGCCTCCCACGACACCGCCTCCGCCGTCGCCGCCGTGCCGGCAAGCACGCCGAACTTCGCCTACATCTCCTGCGGCACCTGGTCGCTGGTCGGGGTCGAACTCGACTCGCCCGTGCTCGGCGACGACAGCAGGGCGGCCAACTTCACCAACGAGGCGGGCATCGACGGCACGATCCGATACCTGCGCAACGTCATGGGGCTGTGGATCCTGCAGGAGTGCCTGCGCGCGTGGGGCGAGTGCGACCTGGAGGGCCTGCTCCAGGCCGCCGCGCGCGCCGAACCTGGGCAGATGACCATCGATCCCGACGACCCGAGCTTCCTGCCGCCGGGGGACATGCCCGCGCGCATCGCCGCCTACTGCTCGCGCACAGGTCAGCCCGCACCGGCCGACAGGGCGCAGGCCGTACGATGCATCCTGGAGAGCCTGGCCCTCGCCTATCAGCGAGCGGTCAGCGACGCCGCGCGGCTGAGCGGACGGGAGATCGACGTCGTGCACCTGGTGGGAGGCGGCGCGCGCAACGCGCTGCTGTGCCAGCTGACGGCCGACGCCACGGGCCTGCCCGTGGTCGCGGGCCCGGTGGAGGCGGCGGCGCTGGGCAACGTGCTGGTCCAGGCCCGCGCGAGGGGGCTGGCGGGCGACCTGCGCGAGTTCGTACGGCGCAGCCAGCCGCTGCGCACCTACCACCCCGGGGGCGGGCTTGTCTGA